The proteins below come from a single Frankiales bacterium genomic window:
- a CDS encoding DUF2892 domain-containing protein — protein MTVNESPLDRILRTVLAVAALVVAFATGAGSALGIVLIALSAILLVTAAIGYCPLYRVLGLSTVRAAARTGDRS, from the coding sequence ATGACCGTCAACGAGAGCCCGCTCGACCGCATCCTGCGCACCGTGCTCGCCGTCGCCGCCCTGGTCGTCGCGTTCGCGACGGGGGCCGGCAGCGCGCTGGGCATCGTCCTCATCGCACTGTCCGCCATCCTCCTGGTCACGGCCGCGATCGGCTACTGCCCGCTCTACCGTGTCCTGGGACTCAGTACCGTGCGGGCCGCGGCCCGGACCGGGGACCGGTCCTGA
- a CDS encoding PIG-L family deacetylase, with the protein MTQGSVGTTSRDVGRSLPAWSSVLVVVAHPDDESFGLGAVVDGFVRAGARVSVLCFTHGEASTLHGVDGDLAVVREGELEAAARALGIGSVRLLGYADGALERTPVDELAARVAESVEEQAADGLLVFDTTGVTGHPDHVRATEAAVRCAADRGLGVLAWTLPGAVADQLRAESGAPFAGAGEGLVDVVLDVDRERQRVAVTCHPSQAVPSSVLWRRLELLGDREHLRWLVPPA; encoded by the coding sequence ATGACGCAGGGATCGGTGGGCACGACGTCGAGGGACGTGGGGCGCTCGCTGCCCGCCTGGTCGTCGGTGCTCGTCGTGGTGGCCCACCCGGACGACGAGTCCTTCGGGCTCGGCGCCGTCGTCGACGGCTTCGTGCGTGCCGGGGCGCGCGTGTCCGTGCTGTGCTTCACCCACGGCGAGGCGTCCACGCTGCACGGGGTCGACGGCGACCTCGCGGTGGTGCGGGAGGGCGAGCTCGAGGCGGCGGCGCGGGCACTGGGCATCGGGTCGGTGCGGCTGCTCGGCTACGCCGACGGAGCCCTGGAGCGCACGCCGGTCGACGAGCTGGCCGCCCGGGTGGCGGAGTCCGTGGAGGAGCAGGCGGCCGACGGGCTGCTGGTGTTCGACACGACCGGCGTCACCGGTCATCCCGACCACGTGCGCGCCACGGAGGCCGCGGTCCGGTGCGCTGCGGACCGCGGGCTCGGCGTGCTGGCGTGGACCCTGCCCGGCGCGGTCGCCGACCAGCTGCGGGCGGAGTCCGGCGCACCGTTCGCGGGGGCCGGCGAGGGGCTCGTCGACGTCGTGCTCGACGTCGACCGCGAGCGCCAGCGGGTCGCCGTGACCTGCCACCCGAGCCAGGCCGTGCCCTCGAGCGTGCTGTGGCGCCGGCTCGAGCTGCTCGGCGACCGGGAGCACCTGCGCTGGCTCGTCCCCCCGGCCTGA
- a CDS encoding methyltransferase domain-containing protein, with translation MGAEAWDQRYAASDAVWSTTPNMWVEQVAADLAPGTALDLGAGEGRNALWLAERGWRSTAVDFSAVALERARAWAATRLGEHADRLTTVVADLTDYAPQAAYDLVLVVYIQLPAEPRRTVLRSAAAAVAPGGRLLVIAHHTDNLAHGHGGPQDPAVLYTADDVASDVEGLGLRPERLETVQRPVTVEGREAHALDALALFTRP, from the coding sequence ATGGGCGCCGAGGCGTGGGACCAGCGCTACGCCGCGAGCGACGCCGTGTGGTCGACCACCCCGAACATGTGGGTGGAGCAGGTCGCGGCCGACCTGGCGCCGGGCACGGCGCTCGACCTCGGCGCGGGCGAGGGCCGCAACGCGCTGTGGCTCGCCGAGCGCGGGTGGCGCTCCACCGCCGTCGACTTCTCCGCCGTCGCGCTCGAGCGCGCCCGCGCGTGGGCCGCCACGCGCCTGGGCGAGCACGCCGACCGGCTCACCACCGTCGTGGCCGACCTCACCGACTACGCGCCGCAGGCGGCGTACGACCTCGTGCTGGTGGTGTACATCCAGCTGCCGGCCGAGCCGCGCCGCACGGTGCTGCGCTCGGCCGCGGCCGCCGTGGCCCCGGGCGGCCGGCTGCTCGTCATCGCGCACCACACCGACAACCTCGCGCACGGCCACGGCGGCCCGCAGGACCCGGCCGTGCTCTACACCGCGGACGACGTCGCCTCCGACGTCGAGGGGCTCGGCCTGCGGCCCGAGCGGCTCGAGACCGTGCAGCGGCCGGTCACCGTCGAGGGCCGCGAGGCGCACGCGCTCGACGCCCTCGCCCTGTTCACCCGCCCCTGA
- a CDS encoding HAD-IC family P-type ATPase → MADHWYAQTQDEVLAAVRGDSDRGLTSAEAGSRLASVGPNEIRGEAPPSLLAVAGVQLRDPMNLMLVAVVVVSILIGESSTAVLVGFLIVVNVVLGSRQELKARASVDALAKLQSPQAKVLRDGSIGLVDATAIVPGDVVALDAGDIVPADGRVLRSATLETQEAALTGESAPVAKDAGTIEGDDVSLGDQSNMLFQNTSVTRGTATMVVTETGMATQMGRIATMLSSVTRTRSPLQRELDSLTKVLGLIAWAAVAFIVVVGLVRGMAFSELMLLGTAMAISAIPTGLPAFVSGLLSMGAKQLADSRAVVKNLTDVETLGATSAINTDKTGTLTMNQMMVATIYAHDSWFTVEGEGYRKQGAIRSVAGVPVPDFTRLAYGLCLDSDATVSDAGDVVGDPTEAALVVLAAKLGVDAEETRRAYPRLAEVPFDSDYKFMATVHRVPTDDGPQVVVLVKGGPDVVLARCSRSGAALGAGQVPIAEARTGIDDANERMGEKGLRVLSFAARVITEDELQANLGDPMQLVGDLTFVGLVGMIDPLRPEAKDAVATALHAGIDVRMITGDHAVTAHAIGESLGLGPGAISGTELRALSDDELKRRLPQLHVFGRVTPEDKLRLARTLQEQGSIVAMTGDAVNDAAALKQADIGVAMGSGSEVTKQSARMILTDDNFGTLVYAVEIGRRVYDKVVAYVRYQMTQLLALVMLFVAATAFNVNDGVALTPTMVLYLLFFMTSAGVVIIAVDPGDPDVMSRPPRDPKLTISHRGAVLQWVVYAIALFVGAFVPLVWGPDTPSTETASASLTMTFVVMALGTVLNALVNRRDPASGLSAPLLKALAIALVPVAMTVLATELPRLQSALLTRSLTGGQWLACIGLALLLPVVVEAGKWWRRRRTPPPALLPVEAVVEPARAHTTVDLTAERTPVA, encoded by the coding sequence ATGGCCGATCACTGGTACGCACAGACACAGGACGAGGTGCTCGCCGCGGTCCGGGGCGACTCCGATCGCGGCCTGACGTCGGCCGAGGCCGGCAGCCGGCTCGCGTCCGTCGGCCCCAACGAGATCCGGGGCGAGGCGCCCCCGTCGCTCCTCGCGGTCGCGGGGGTCCAGCTGCGCGACCCGATGAACCTGATGCTGGTGGCCGTCGTCGTGGTGAGCATCCTCATCGGCGAGAGCTCCACCGCCGTCCTCGTCGGGTTCCTCATCGTGGTCAACGTGGTGCTCGGGTCGCGCCAGGAGCTCAAGGCGCGGGCCAGCGTCGACGCGCTCGCCAAGCTGCAGTCGCCGCAGGCGAAGGTGCTGCGCGACGGCAGCATCGGGCTGGTCGACGCCACGGCGATCGTGCCCGGCGACGTCGTGGCGCTGGACGCCGGCGACATCGTCCCGGCCGACGGCCGCGTGCTGAGGTCGGCCACCCTCGAGACGCAGGAGGCGGCGCTCACCGGCGAGAGCGCCCCGGTGGCCAAGGACGCCGGCACGATCGAGGGCGACGACGTCTCCCTCGGCGACCAGTCCAACATGCTGTTCCAGAACACGTCCGTCACCCGGGGCACCGCGACGATGGTGGTCACCGAGACCGGGATGGCCACCCAGATGGGCCGCATCGCCACGATGCTCTCGTCCGTCACGCGCACCCGGTCCCCGCTCCAGCGCGAGCTGGACTCGCTGACGAAGGTGCTGGGGCTCATCGCCTGGGCGGCCGTGGCGTTCATCGTCGTCGTGGGCCTCGTGCGCGGCATGGCGTTCTCGGAGCTGATGCTGCTGGGCACCGCCATGGCGATCTCCGCCATCCCGACAGGGCTTCCCGCGTTCGTGTCGGGCCTTCTCTCGATGGGGGCCAAGCAGCTCGCCGACTCGCGCGCCGTGGTGAAGAACCTCACCGACGTCGAGACGCTCGGCGCCACGAGCGCCATCAACACCGACAAGACCGGCACGCTCACGATGAACCAGATGATGGTGGCCACCATCTACGCGCACGACTCGTGGTTCACCGTCGAGGGTGAGGGCTACCGCAAGCAGGGTGCGATCCGATCGGTCGCCGGGGTGCCCGTGCCGGACTTCACCCGGCTCGCCTACGGGCTCTGCCTCGACAGCGATGCCACGGTGTCCGACGCCGGCGACGTGGTCGGCGACCCCACGGAGGCGGCTCTCGTCGTCCTGGCGGCGAAGCTCGGCGTCGACGCCGAGGAGACCCGCCGGGCCTACCCGCGACTGGCCGAGGTCCCGTTCGACTCGGACTACAAGTTCATGGCGACCGTGCACCGCGTGCCCACCGATGACGGGCCGCAGGTGGTCGTGCTGGTCAAGGGCGGCCCCGACGTCGTCCTCGCGCGGTGCAGCCGGTCCGGAGCCGCACTCGGCGCCGGCCAGGTGCCGATCGCCGAGGCGCGCACCGGCATCGACGACGCCAACGAGCGCATGGGCGAGAAGGGCCTGCGGGTGCTCTCCTTCGCGGCTCGCGTCATCACCGAGGACGAGCTGCAGGCGAACCTCGGCGACCCCATGCAGCTGGTGGGCGACCTCACGTTCGTCGGCCTCGTCGGCATGATCGACCCGCTGCGTCCCGAGGCGAAGGACGCCGTGGCCACCGCGCTGCACGCGGGCATCGACGTCCGCATGATCACCGGCGACCACGCGGTGACCGCGCACGCCATCGGCGAGTCGCTGGGCCTCGGCCCGGGTGCCATCAGCGGCACCGAGCTGCGCGCCCTCTCGGACGACGAGCTCAAGCGCAGGCTCCCGCAGCTGCACGTGTTCGGCCGGGTCACCCCCGAGGACAAGCTGCGGCTGGCCAGGACGCTGCAGGAGCAGGGCAGCATCGTGGCGATGACGGGCGACGCGGTGAACGACGCCGCCGCCCTCAAGCAGGCCGACATCGGCGTCGCCATGGGCAGCGGCAGCGAGGTCACCAAGCAGTCCGCACGGATGATCCTCACCGACGACAACTTCGGCACACTGGTCTACGCGGTGGAGATCGGGCGTCGTGTCTACGACAAGGTCGTCGCCTACGTGCGCTACCAGATGACCCAGCTGCTCGCGCTCGTCATGCTGTTCGTCGCCGCGACCGCGTTCAACGTCAACGACGGCGTCGCCCTCACCCCGACGATGGTGCTCTACCTGCTCTTCTTCATGACCTCGGCGGGCGTGGTCATCATCGCCGTCGACCCGGGCGACCCCGACGTGATGTCGCGGCCCCCGCGCGACCCGAAGCTGACCATCTCGCACCGCGGCGCCGTCCTTCAGTGGGTGGTCTACGCGATCGCGCTGTTCGTCGGCGCGTTCGTGCCGCTGGTGTGGGGGCCGGACACGCCCTCGACCGAGACCGCGTCGGCCTCGCTCACCATGACCTTCGTCGTGATGGCGCTCGGCACGGTGCTCAACGCGCTGGTCAACCGTCGCGACCCGGCGAGCGGGCTCTCGGCGCCCCTGCTCAAGGCGCTGGCGATCGCCCTCGTGCCGGTCGCCATGACGGTGCTGGCCACCGAGCTGCCGCGGCTCCAGTCCGCCCTGCTCACGAGGTCGCTCACGGGCGGGCAGTGGCTGGCGTGCATCGGGCTCGCCCTGCTGCTCCCCGTCGTGGTGGAGGCGGGCAAGTGGTGGCGCCGCCGCCGCACTCCCCCGCCCGCGCTGCTGCCCGTGGAGGCCGTCGTCGAGCCGGCCCGGGCCCACACCACCGTCGACCTCACGGCCGAGCGGACCCCGGTCGCCTGA
- a CDS encoding Dyp-type peroxidase, protein MATAAAGEPGPVPSTSTFGADVVAFHGDHQAGVDTPQQAHTWFVGLDLRPGSSREDAVRLMRIWTDDAERLTGGAPALADHAAQLAVSPARLTVTLGLGERFFDRLGLERRRPASLGPLPDLAIDRLEERWRQTDLLLQVGADDLVTLSHAVRVLTRDATSHATVVWVQRGFVPARGSAPDGTTPRNLLGQVDGTENPRPGTEDLSAAVWAEGPDWFRGGTMLVLRRIRMDLDSWERLSRSGREFAVGRTLADGAPLTGGTERTPLDLSATDPLGFPVISENAHVRLAHAQTPAERMLRRGYSYDDSPGAGTISDVGLLFAAYVADIERQFVPVQRRLADGDLLNRWTTPVGSATYAIPPGVRPGHLWCEDLLGP, encoded by the coding sequence ATGGCGACGGCGGCTGCGGGCGAACCCGGACCGGTGCCCTCGACCTCGACGTTCGGCGCGGACGTCGTCGCGTTCCACGGCGACCACCAGGCAGGCGTCGACACCCCGCAGCAGGCGCACACCTGGTTCGTCGGGCTCGACCTGCGCCCGGGGTCGTCCCGCGAGGACGCGGTCCGGCTCATGCGCATCTGGACCGACGACGCCGAGCGCCTCACGGGGGGCGCTCCCGCCCTGGCCGACCACGCAGCCCAGCTCGCCGTCTCGCCCGCACGGCTGACGGTGACGCTCGGTCTCGGCGAGCGGTTCTTCGACAGGCTCGGGCTCGAGCGGCGCCGCCCGGCATCCCTCGGCCCGCTCCCCGATCTCGCGATCGACCGGCTCGAGGAGCGCTGGCGGCAGACGGACCTGCTGCTGCAGGTGGGCGCCGACGACCTCGTCACCCTGTCGCACGCGGTGCGCGTGCTCACCCGTGACGCGACGTCGCACGCGACGGTGGTCTGGGTCCAGCGCGGGTTCGTCCCCGCACGCGGCTCGGCACCCGACGGCACGACGCCACGCAACCTGCTCGGCCAGGTCGACGGCACGGAGAACCCGCGGCCGGGCACGGAGGACCTCTCCGCCGCGGTCTGGGCAGAGGGTCCCGACTGGTTCCGTGGCGGCACCATGCTGGTCCTACGCCGCATCCGGATGGACCTCGACTCGTGGGAGCGGCTGTCGCGCAGCGGCCGCGAGTTCGCCGTAGGCCGGACCCTGGCCGACGGGGCGCCCCTCACGGGAGGCACCGAGCGCACCCCGCTCGACCTCTCGGCGACGGACCCGCTGGGCTTCCCGGTGATCTCCGAGAACGCCCACGTGCGCCTCGCGCACGCGCAGACCCCGGCCGAGCGGATGCTGCGCCGCGGCTACAGCTACGACGACTCCCCCGGGGCCGGCACGATCAGCGACGTGGGGTTGCTGTTCGCGGCCTACGTGGCCGACATCGAGCGGCAGTTCGTGCCCGTGCAGCGCCGCCTGGCGGACGGCGACCTGCTCAACCGCTGGACGACACCGGTGGGCAGCGCGACGTACGCGATCCCGCCCGGCGTGCGGCCGGGCCACCTCTGGTGCGAGGACCTCCTGGGCCCCTGA
- a CDS encoding copper chaperone PCu(A)C produces the protein MSSSRTRAGARFARSAALGAATVALLAACGTATADPQAASTSAAAVVSGSASTSALAYRDAWVKTAPSGMTAAFLTLTNTTDADDQLVSVSTAASRMVQLHEMVMKDGAMVMQQKSGGIVVPAHGSAVLEPGGDHIMLMDVAAPIVAGDDVVLTLTFRSGSSLEVHAVAKDYTGAGESYQASPSASAASTDDMDMSGSDSMSSGS, from the coding sequence ATGTCCAGCTCCCGCACCCGGGCCGGTGCCCGGTTCGCCAGATCAGCCGCGCTCGGCGCCGCCACCGTCGCGCTCCTCGCCGCCTGCGGCACGGCCACGGCCGACCCCCAGGCGGCGTCCACCTCCGCCGCAGCCGTCGTGTCCGGCAGCGCCAGCACGTCGGCGCTGGCGTACCGCGACGCCTGGGTCAAGACCGCCCCCAGCGGCATGACCGCCGCGTTCCTCACGCTGACCAACACCACCGACGCCGACGACCAGCTCGTGTCGGTGTCGACCGCGGCGTCGCGCATGGTCCAGCTGCACGAGATGGTGATGAAGGACGGCGCCATGGTGATGCAGCAGAAGTCGGGCGGCATCGTCGTCCCGGCGCACGGCTCGGCGGTCCTCGAGCCGGGTGGCGACCACATCATGCTCATGGACGTCGCCGCGCCGATCGTGGCGGGCGACGACGTGGTGCTCACGCTGACGTTCCGGTCCGGCTCCTCGCTCGAGGTGCACGCCGTGGCGAAGGACTACACCGGGGCGGGCGAGTCCTACCAGGCGTCGCCGTCCGCATCCGCCGCGTCGACGGACGACATGGACATGTCCGGCTCGGACTCCATGTCGTCGGGGTCGTGA